A window of Phragmites australis chromosome 2, lpPhrAust1.1, whole genome shotgun sequence genomic DNA:
TTATTGTCAAatgtccaaacaaaaagaagagcaaagataaggagaaaaagaaaaataaatctttcaacaaaagacaagtacaagaccaacaagaaaaaatattcgggtcaagctcaTATTGGCGAGGAGTGTGACTACAACTCCAATCTGATGATAAAAAAGTCGCCACCATCGTCATCCGCTCctctacaccaacaaaatcaCTTTTTGGTGATATGATCGATGACGATGACACTCCCAAGTATCTCATATCAAAAGAGCACAAagtaaaatcacaatccatgctcctagatagtgatagtgataatcATTGTAAATCTTTGCTTAAAGGATTAAGTAAAAATGTCATGTCTAAGATAAAGGAGCTAATGAAAATAATAAAGAGTTAAgaggagattctcgagaagaAAGAGGACTTTCACATCTTTGAAAAGGAtagaaaccttgaactcaatgagctccttgctaaagagaaggagaaagttaaaaaattaaccaaaaattttaatttggccaatatctcaattgctagtctagagGGTAGCAGTGCTACACTTTAAGAGAAATTCAAATCTCTGAATgaaactcataaaactcttgaagtgccAATTGATGCTCTTAGGAATAGCTTTTCTCCCTCTAATGAAGCAATATTACTTTCTAATGCTTTCACTAGTCAAGATTGCTctcgttgttttttttttatcgggAAAAGTAGTAGGGGAAACCCCCACTGCGAAAGGaatattattaataaaatagggAGGAAAGACAAGAGAAATATACAAGAGGGAAACAGAAGAAACAAACAAAACTAAACTAAACTAAACCGGAGAGCATCACTAAGAAATAGAAAGACACCAGCTATGGAATGAAAGTCTATGAACTTCCTTAAGTCTATAAGATTGAAGCAAAAGGTCTTCCTTAAAATTCTTCTTCCAGAGAGCAAAGCTCAACTGAGTCTGATCAAAGATGAAGGCATTTCTCTGCTTCCAAAAGTTCCAAGTTCcaataataaaaaattccatGAAAAAAGGGGGAGCGAAGGTATTTTTTGCTTGGATCATCATATCAAAGAAAGGCTTGGAGAAATCCCAATGAATACCAATGTAATACCAACACCTCAAACTGAAGGTACATTGAAAGAAGAGATGAAAAGCTGTTTCTTCAGTTAGAAGTCTGCAAAGAACACAATTGTAATTATCATTTTCCACTTTGAAATTTTTCCTTTTCAGAATGTTCCTCGTGTTAAGTCTATCCATCAGGAGGGTTGTTCTCGTTGTTACAATgctgatataaatgcttgtgctaatAATATTCAATCCTAGCAAGCATTAAAAAAGGAGAATAAGAGGCTAGATGTCTTGGTTAAATATGAGTGTATCAAGATATACAAATCCAATGATGCATTATACAATACCATTGAGGCAaaggacaacaagcaaaagagagaccTTGAATTTGATATGCATACAAGTAAGCCAAGTGAGTGTGTGGTGATAAATCATATAGAGTGCCTAAAGTttatcaagggaggcaagcaaaatAATCTCGCCACACAAGTCAAGCAATCCAAAGACCATGCACCTCAATCTACTTTTTATGCATTATATGTTTTGAAGAGGAACCATCATGGTAAAGTgattgctctatatgttggtgcacGTATAAAAGATCGAGTTATCAAAAAGAATGTGTGGGTGCTAAAAGTgtttgtgactaacatgaaatgactcaaacaaatttgggtacctaaaacaaaatcttAACTTATTTTGTAAGTATACTCCTTTGGTGGATCAGGTTGGgagcttgatagtggatgcacaaataATATGACCAGAGAAAAGTgaatgttctcatcatttgaagaaaatggaggatctcataaaaatataatttttagtgATGATGGGAAAGAagaggtaattggtttaggtaaaattactattttcaaggatcattctatctcaaatgtgttgttagtcaaatctcttagttacaatttgttGTCCGTATCACAATTTTATGAAATGGGctacaattgtctttttactaatgaatGTGTGATCGTTTCTAGAAGGGAAaactcctcaatagctttcactgGTCGTTTGAAGGGCAAGCCTTATCTTGTCAACTTTTCAACAGATAAAGTGTGGCCTAAAACTTATTCgattgctaagtctagtatGGGTTGGCTATAGCACTGCCGACTAGCTCGTGTTGGTATGAGAAacttgtctaaacttctaaatgGGTTGCGCATCCTAAGACTGATAAATGTTtattgagaaagatagaatttgtagtgcatgtcaaacGGGCAAGTAAATTGGAGCTCCCCATCCCGCCAAGAATGTGATGGCGACCACAAGACCATTGGAGCTTCGTcatatgaatttatttgaaccaatcatctacataaatattgacggtaacaaatatggtttgattattattgatgattattctcgttttACTTGGATATTTTTTCGCATGATAAGAGTAAAACACAatccatattcaagaaatttgtgagaagagtccaaaatgaatttgatgtgaagataaaaagggtgagaagcgacaacataagcaaattcaagaatacataagttgaaaattttcttgatgaagaagggatcaaataAGAATTCTTAGCACCCTACTCCCGTCAATAAAATAGGATTGTTGATATGAAGAAtatgactctcatagagtcgacAAGGACCATGCTTGATAAGTACAAGATCTCGGATCAATTTTAGGCTGAGGTcgtcaacaccgcatgccatgccatcaacctgTTATATcttcacaagatcttgaagaacaCCACCTacaagcttctaaccggtaacaagcctaatgtgtcttactttagagtttttagtAGCAAATGGTTTATTCTAAACAAGAAGGCCAAAAGTTCTAAGTTTGCTACTAAGGTAGATAAATGTTTCTtacttggttatggatcaaatgcctacgcttaccgtgttttcaacaaaatcaaCGGTTGTGTTAAAATCGTGCATGATGTGATATTTAATGAATCTAACAGCTCTCAAGCGGAGCAAGTTGATCATAATATTttagatgatgaagaaattccaagtgaTGCAATAAAGAAGATGACAATTGGTGAAATTAAGCCTAAAGAGTCCTAAAAGCAACAAGTGGCTAATAATGTTAAAGCTcattcatctttatcaacttaagTGTAGCCActaacatcaactcaagatcaagatcaaagctaagatcaagatcaagatcaaactCACGATGACTCCAACAAATTCCTCGATGGTGATGAAGTGGATGACATTCAACCACCATCCCAAGTGCCACATataagagttcatcaaagtatccaaagagatcactcGGTTGATAACATTTTTGATGATATATAAAAGGGGGTAACCATTCGTTCGAGAATTGCAAATTTATGTGTATATTActcttttatttcctctttggaacctttgaaggtacaagatgcaTTTAGATAttcggattgggtgatggccatgcaagaagtgCTCAACAATTTCAAGAGAAATAAAGTTTGATCATTCATAGAAAGGCTCAATCAAAATATGATTGACACCAAATGTATCTTTCGCAACAAACAAAATGAGAACGGGATCGTGACTAGAAACAAGGTAAGGTTGGTTGTTTTAAGTTTCACGTAAATAGAAGGTTtgaattttggtgagacttatgctcccgtagctagtcttgagtcaattcgtatattacttaCCTTtactactcaccatgatttcaagttatatcaaatagaCGTGAAAAGCGCATTTCTCAATAGACTTATCTCCGAATTGATATATGTCGAGCAACCACCCAAATttgaaaattacaaatatactCATCATgtatacaaactccataagacgcTTTATGACCTTAAGCAAGTACCTAAAGCATTGTATGAATACTTAAAAAATCTCTTGTcaaaaaaattttaaaataggtAAAACCGATGCTACTCTTTTCacttaaaaaaattgataattatttatttatcattAACATATTTAATAtttctctctttattttttctctaaaCTTAAGCTACTTCTATAAGTGAACTCTCACTACACTTGTTCTACCAGATATCTTCTTGCTCCGTCAAAACCCAACTTCATTACGAAGATTTTGGAGGATGTAGCAAAGTAGCGATAGCGATAGTTCGCTTCTTGCTTTGTTTGGTCCAGTTTTCAACTgagcgtttttttttttttttttgcgtggggTTTTCAATTGAGCTTAGCGATATTAATTTTCCAACAATCGAATCCCAGTTCTTTTCAATCACGTCAAGTTTCTGTCAATAATCAAAGCGATAGCGAGCTGGTGTGGAACGTGACAGCTTGTGTGGAAGAGAACCGGAGCTGATCCACCCAGCGTTTGACATGCAGAATGTTATTGACAATTACAAACAAAAATCATGATGGGAAGGCAGAAATAAGAAAAGTCAAGATGAACAAAGCGAAAAAAGGTTCTAAGAATGTAACTCCATAAAGGTTCTTTTaacaaaaaactagaaaaaataatttatatgtcAACTTTATTTTGTCGACCCCGCAAATTAACAACAATGCCAAATTGGTCCTATACTATTTATACACCAAGGAACTTTCAATTATGGTGTTTggaatgaagaaaaataaagaaatctaGACAATCTGGATCTTGTACATGATTTAACATTTAAAGCTAATTTGGTCGACTGAAAACAAATTGAAAGGATTGGGATCTGATTCTGGTCAGGGCTGTAAAAAAAAGCTCAAAGCTCACGAGCTATTCGAGTTCGACTCGTTTCGGACTCAATCTCAAAACGAGCTAAACTCGAGTCTAGATCAAGTCTCGCAAGTGTTACAAGCTCGAGCTCAATAAGACTTGATAAGACTCGAGTTAATGAGTATTGTAATGTTTACTTAAGTTTGTCATTATATCAAGTCTATACGATCTTAACTTTTCTTATATATCTCGAAAGCCTAAGAAGACGTTACAAGTACTTAATGAACAGAATCATCCTCAAGTCTACCTAGATGACCAGATCATAATAACCAACTAATGCGATAATATCTACTTGAGGTTTCTTTCATTATCGTGCTTAGATGAGTCGAACTCGAGACTACTCGAGCTTGGTTTAAGCCGAGCTCGAGCCCATCTCTAAACTCGACCGCTATCGTAGGCTCGTTCGAACTCAACTCGATCTTTTATCGAGCTCTAGCCTGACAGGGCAAGCTCGCTTGAGCTTTGACTCATTAACCATCCTAATTCCGGTCATTGGGATTATTCGGATCAAATAATGACTTCAATACTGCCTTTGATCCCCCATTGCATGAGATATTCAAAGTTTGTTCCTCAAGAAAAAGCTCTTGGAAGTTTAGATGCGGTAAATACATATGCCCTCATGAAAAATCTGTATCCATATGTTCAACCAGATTTCTGGACAAGCATACATCAGGCGAAGGTTATTGCCCTTCTCTTTTGGATCTGTCTATACAACGCTAGAGCGATTGTTGCGCCCGCAACACTCGATTTTCTTAGCTGCCAGATCGAGGTCAAACGGCCCAGGTGTTATTTCTATCTCCGGTCTCTTACTCCTCTCAACCTCTTCCTTCGTGCCAGCGCACTCAGACCACTGCACGACACCACCTACGCTGTTCTCCTGCTCCATCTCTAATGGCTTCTCACTGTTGCACTAACGTAGCTCCTCCAAACAGTTACGGTGACATCACGTCCCAACCAGATGTCATTTGCCGCATGTGACTAGTAGTATTTCGCCCCACGTCCATCACCACCAGCAAACTAGCCTGCCAAATGGGTTGGAGGAAGTTCATGGTAGTCCGAATGTTCAAATCCCCAAGCCCTAACCTTTATTAGATTGGCCGAGATGAAGGAGATGGGGTTGGATCTGGTCGGagttggagaggaagatgaataGAGAGATAAAAATCTAAGGTTAGATGGGGGAGAATACCTGGCTACAATATacctttttcttttcacttCGAGGATCACAAGTTTTCCTTGAACGATTACCATTCCGATGCGAGAAATAATCACAGGACGTGGTCCTCAATTGTATAGTAAAAAAAGGAAGACGATTAGACGAGTGCTCTTCTTCAACGCTAGCCACAGTTGTAGTGACCTCACGCCTACTAATGTTCAGTGTCGTGATTCACCTCCTTACCTTTTTCAGTAAAAGATAAGGCCCAAAACTATGATAGCTACCTCATATCAAgataattccctcaaatatttATCAGCCACTTTCTAAATTTTCACTTTCTATTTCCTTCACTTGAATCGAGCTAAAATTTTGTTCATGTGCAACTCATCCGAGCAGCTTATTATGCAATATCTCTTTCAGGGGTACACCAGATAGCCTAGTGCTACAACAAGGTTGCAGTAGTTGAGGTGCCCTGGCACTATCCCTCTTTCAGAGTGCTTGATCAGACGCCCAAAATTATACCTGCGCGATACTGCAGACCTGGCgtggcgcgcctataaaaggcgAGCTCGCGGCTCGCTTGCTCTCGCGCCGTGTGCTGTGCATAAACGTTCCGCCTCTGCTTTCCTCTGTTTCTTGGGCGCCATGGTGGTCCTTGCCAAGGGAGAGCTCGAGCAGATCGCCCCCCCAGCGGCGCAGCCGCCGCCGGCTGACTTGTGGTCCGTGGACCTGTCAGCGCCGGCCGGCCCGGACCGCGCAGCCGCGGCGCGCGCTCTGGTGGCGGCGTGCGAGGAGCACGGGTTCTTCAGGGTGACGGGCCACGGCGTGCCGATGGAGCTCGCGCGCGCCGCGGAGGCCGCCGCGTCAGCGTTCTTCGCGCTGCCGCAAGGCGACAAGGAGGCTCGGCCGCTCGGGTACTCCAGCAAGTGGATCGGCGGCAACGGGGACCTCGGGTGGATCGAGTACCTCCTGCTTGGCGTCACCCCCGCCGGTGCCGTGCCCGTCGCCTCCGCTTCATCGTCCTCGCCCTCGACATTGCCGTGCGCTGCTGCAGACGCGGCGGTCGCCGCCTCGTTGTCCACGCAACCTTGCCCCTTACGGTGAGTGGACCGGTAAACACGAAACCTGAATTCAGAGTCACTGTGTTCCTCCTCGTTCGCGCGGTTTATTCGCAACAAAGATTCAGAGCAAGTGGAAACGTTCTTACGTGACGTACGGAAGCAAGCAGAGCGGAGAAGGCGGTGGCAAAGCGGCAGGACACAACGGTGACATTTACGTCAGCGTTCGGCGCTGCACCGGCATCACGGTTGCCTTCCTCCtctgcttgcttgcttcctgCCTGCCTACATGCACAAATACATAACATGCATACACGTCACCTCTTTGCCGCACTCCTTTTGGTTACAGTTGATCAATTCCCATTGAGAGTACTTTTTTCTTTCTCACGTGTACCATTTCTTTCTTGGGTAGAGCCGCTGCCTTATAAAATGAATATAAATCCGCTGGAACGGTCGTGTCAGTAGCGTACTTAATTGCTCGTTGCAAAGTGAGCCAGAAACCAAAATATATAAGCAAGGTTAGCAGCAGTAGAATCTTTCAGTTTGAGCGAAAGAAAATCCCTGAACAGTACCGGGACGTGCATGCTCCATACAGTAACAAATGATCCTGCGGATAAGACTGCCCGTCGTGGCCGCGTGCTGCTTCACGACTCGGCGCGGCCGGCGTACGGAGGCAGCCTCCCTCGTCCTGCGTTTTGACTCACGTGCGGTTTCAAACCATGATGGCATGCCGCTGCGCTCGTTCGTGCGTGCGCCTTCGGTTGCATGGTCTCTCTCCGTCGACTTGCCGCCCGCTCTCGTGACGTGCCGCCGTTGAACACGACTACTCCTGTTTCTAGTGCGCCCATCACCTGTCGGGCTGTCTCTATCCACGTCTTGACATCACTGAAATCCAAAAGCCgctgaattttttgtgattttcgCAGGGATGTTTTGGACGAGTACACGGTGGCGGTGCGGCGGATGGCGTGCGCGGTGCTGGAGCTGATGGCCGAGGGGCTGGGCGTCGGCCCGCCGGACGCGCTCGCGCGGCTGGTGACGCGCGCGGACAGCGACTGCATGCTGCGGGTGAACCACTACCCGCCGCGGCCCGAGCTGGGCGGCGGGCCCAACCTCACGGGCTTCGGCGAGCACACCGACCCGCAGATCATTTCCGTGCTCCGCTCCAACGGCACCTCCGGCCTGGAGATCGCGCTGCGGGACGGCGCCTGGGCCTCCGTCCCGCCCGACGGGGACGCCTTCTTCGTCAACGTCGGCGACACTCTGCAGGTGCATGCTATAAAATTCTGGTGCAAAAAGTCGGGTTGTTGGTTACTTTTACTGTATCAGTCATCTCGAGCAAATCAGTCACCAGTAGTGATCTGATGAGTACTCGATCCCGAGAGATCTAGCAGTCAACATCCTCAGACATGCGTACGATCATATTTAGGACCCATGTTGCACGTGAAACACTGCGACACATGGTACGTAACGTACGTACGATAGTAAAGAGCTTCCGGCCAGACCCGATCATCTGCTGAGTTGCCCGGCTGGCCGGCTCTTGGAAAGGCCAAGCGAAGCATATGCTCTAACTTTGTGACACTGCCAGCTCTCTGCTGCATCTGCAGGTTGATTTACTTGTGTCATTGTGTGTTTACTGTTGTGTGCGCGTGCAGGTGCTGACGAACGGGAGGTTCAGGAGCGTGAGGCACAGGGTGTTGGTGAACAGCGAGCGGTCCAGGGTGTCCATGATCTTCTTCGGCGGCCCGCCGCCCGGCGAGAAGCTGGCGCCGCTGCCGCAGcttctcggcggcggcggccggagccGGTACAGGGACTTCACCTGGAGGGAGTTCAAGAGCAGCGGCTGCAGGACCAGGCTCGCGGAAGACCGGCTGTCCCCCTTTGAGAACTAGCAGCTGGCTGCAATTCCTAGTCTTACTGCCTGGCTAGTAACTTGAGATTAGTGAtcgtgctcgtgctgctgctgctgctgctcataGTCTTAGTACGTGTGCATACGTGCACGCACGTGTGGTGCATAGTAAGTAGTAGGTGTTTTTCTAGCCGTGGAATACCATGGTTCTCTGTTAATTGCCTCCTTTGTTCTCACTAAACGGATCAATGCATATGTTCTCCCCAGGGTCAAACGTCAAGCTTGATCATGTAACATTGAACTGTACTTGTGGATGTGGCCCTTCCAACGCCAGCAGTTCTTGTAACTCTGACAGGACAGAAAGCCAATGTTTCCAGGGGAAGGCCACTTGTTACCGGCAGCACTTTCCTTCAAAAAGGTGTCCTTTGCACAAGACAGACACGGTAATATGCAGTACATCTGCCCCAGCACAGTTCCCACAGAGTAATGGCGAAATGCATCACGACGAGGGTTTTACATTAGAAGTGAATGGAAGCTAGTGTTTGACCCTAGGAAATGACACTGCCGACGGCCGACCTGGCAGCAGTCAAACCAAGAGGCGGTTGGAGAAGTGTGTTGGGCCACTTTAATCAGATACTTACTTTACTTGTGTAAATGGAGTAAAAGTTACTAACAATATTTAACAACTGCCCCATCTCTTCTTTTTGGGCAGACCAACTGTGCCATCTTCACCTTAAATCTCTCTGCCCTCCTGCTTCATTCACAAAGATTGTTTCACTCTGTCAGTATTTCTAGCATTCTCTTTCAGAGTTTAAACTCCATCTAGAACGTCAGAATTTTATGAGATTCACGTGGTATACTGTTTCCttttaaattattgtaaaattcataCGCTCCAAACAGGGCCTGGCTATTGGTTTCTCTTGACATCGtctaaaatttatttcaatttaaGCACGTTGCATTTGAATGACCTCCAAAACATTAGCCTTGAAATGGCCATTGGATCAGCATGCCTGGAATTCCTGTGTCCAATCCCACAATTTATTGTCTCTTGAGAGAACATTTACTTCCCTCCACTGGCATCCATGAAAGGAATGTGAGAGAATTCCTTCACCAAGGAACCATAAAGGGAATCTATTGGAGGTTGTCTTAGCCAACATGCATGCTGTCCATTTGCTCTTGCTAGACAGCTAGCCCTAGAGACAGGCCAGCCGGGGGTGCCCTTGGAAAGGGAAGGGGTATTGGAATCAATGATGTGAGTGTGGCGTGGGTTTGGGAATGAGAATTTGTAAGACCATCTTCAaacatattcccttcatttcgttccatTCTCGATTCCCTTCTCCGTtctcatttcctttattttctttcatctccaacagcttcattttgaggggaatcgcgaaggaaaaagagagagaatctcgtcatgaagggaatgaccctgggaatttcgtcgtgaagggaaaccgttggagcactgaaggaaacgaaaatcccttcacgacgggattttgaTCCCCAAAGGGAATCCATTTTAATATAAGTTGTGATGAGTGTTGTAGATGCATTTATTTTCCACTAACAAAACATCCCACCCGATTACTACCCCTGGTTTAAAATGGAAGGAGTTGACCTCTCAAATTCTTGTTCTCATCCAGTTGAAATTTTCATTCCCACCAACAAATCAATATATTTTAAAGCTCATCTCTAAACTCCTATTTCTTTCTGTCAATTCCCTCTAACTAGGGATGCAAGTAGCTATGTGTCACTATTTTAGTTTATTTACTTAGCTTATGCacgtaaaattatatttttagtttaattaaGTGAGTTCTGAATTGTACACTTGCCTACAACAAACAACCCTTAGGGTAGGGCAGCGGGGTGAACCCCCCCTCCCCTACAAAGTCAGGGCCCCATGTATGGTTGTATAGCCTTTGTTCTTTGGGCGAGCTGGTTTGACCAATTTAGCCCACAAGCACTCGGTAACTAAAGCCCGGCAACAGCAATGCAAACCAGGCATCAAGGCTCCACCAACATCCAAATTGAGCCTAGTTTAACTGCCGAAAATCTCCTCATTTATGAGTTAGAAAACACATATACAAAGCAAACACAGGTTAGAGATTGGAACTGATAAGCAAAACTGTGTTTTCAAACAAAACCCGCAATTGCACGTCAACAATTGCAGCGGGAAAAAACTATCGTGATTCACAAAACACCACCCAGTATCCATCTTCACAAGTTCACCACTATGCCCAAGTGCTATTTACACGTAGCCCTACCAAGCAAGTACAAAAATTGTCAACCAAGCGCTATCCTCTGCAGTACGGTACTAAATGCAGAAGCAACAGTGATATGATGCGGTAGAGAGGTATCTGCCGATGGATCAGAATTTACAGCCGCTGGCTCAAGCAcagcccttttttttttttatcacgctTGGCGTCTTGGCCTCCCCCTCTTACTCCTTGGCACCATCCCCTTCCAGTGGAGCAGCATCCACTCCTTCCTTCTTGGAAGCAGGCTCCCCATCCTGCCGAGCAGCATCCGCTTCCTGctcccgggcagcctctccgTGGCAGAAAATAACATGTTAGAACCGAATACTAGGAGATATTTCATGGTATTAGCTATATTTATTGAactcatgttttttttatattatgaaGGAACAGATACGGTTACAAGTGTATAACTTATGTGCATTTAACAAATTTCATTTATTTTCCGCGACAAATAACTTATCAATTAATAGTTCATTTGCTTATTATTGACTTGGATGGTGTAATGAATTAACGGTCTAAATTTGCCATGTTTGGAGTCATCAATTTATATGAGTTTAAAGTGTTTGGATAACATATAAACACAAGACCACTAAGCCTGGTAACTCTGTATCAACCATTTTACTGACAAAATCCAAAACAGGAGAAGACAGTTCGGATACTTACAAATCCATCAGACCTTCCTTAACTGActtgaaatatttttaacatTGACAAAATTTCTGAGCCATTCTTTTCACATCTGCTGAACTTAGGTCAGGATCCCTGATGGTTCCAACCACTTTGACCATGGCAGTAGCGATGTTTCTTTCCAACACGAACAACTCGGTCTGGTAATACTCTTTCAGGGTAATATTTTTCTCCTATAATGGAGATCGACATATTATATGACACCATGCGTAAATCATGAAAATTCTATGCGACACAAATCCTTACCACAATCAGTAATGGATCTGCATGAGAAGTATTCTTTGAAAGATCAGCGTAACCCTTTGGATATTTAAAATTCACATATGACAAATACATGCTAAGAATATTCATACATCAAACTAGATATTAGAAATGTTTATCTTCTCTGGCGGTGGTGCACTGCGCTCAGGTGGTCTAGTGGGCAAAGTCACGTGGTTGACAAGATAACGAGTCTCTTTCCGTAGTAATTACAGGAgaataaataattaatatattttatccCTTCAAATACTTAGGGAAATCAGCTTTACTTCCCAAACAAACCTAAAAATTAGTGCTTCTTCCCAACCACACAAAAATTAGCAATGTTACCCAACCGAATCTTAAATAATTAGCATAATCAGCTCTAATTTCTAAACAAACCCAAAATTGATACTTCTTCCCAACCATACCAGAATTAGCAATCCCCAAAGAGACGGCCTCAGAGAGTCTTGTTGCTGACGCATGTGATTTTCTCCAACAGCGTTACAACATACTCTCTTGTTAAGTTATtcattcttcttcctctttgttttttaaaatatttttcttact
This region includes:
- the LOC133893163 gene encoding gibberellin 2-beta-dioxygenase 3-like, which produces MVVLAKGELEQIAPPAAQPPPADLWSVDLSAPAGPDRAAAARALVAACEEHGFFRVTGHGVPMELARAAEAAASAFFALPQGDKEARPLGYSSKWIGGNGDLGWIEYLLLGVTPAGAVPVASASSSSPSTLPCAAADAAVAASLSTQPCPLRDVLDEYTVAVRRMACAVLELMAEGLGVGPPDALARLVTRADSDCMLRVNHYPPRPELGGGPNLTGFGEHTDPQIISVLRSNGTSGLEIALRDGAWASVPPDGDAFFVNVGDTLQVLTNGRFRSVRHRVLVNSERSRVSMIFFGGPPPGEKLAPLPQLLGGGGRSRYRDFTWREFKSSGCRTRLAEDRLSPFEN